In Andreesenia angusta, a single genomic region encodes these proteins:
- a CDS encoding amino acid ABC transporter ATP-binding protein — MADVIKVEGVYKTYGETEILKGINLSVKKGERVAVIGSSGSGKSTLIRCLNGLETIDSGKVIIDGELVKNTSSVAGKVGMVFQEFNLFPHYSVLDNVMKPCIAIKKLNKKKAKDIAFSMLKLVKLEEKAEEYPMNLSGGQKQRLAIARTLAMDPEIILFDEPTSALDPELAYEVFETIKSLETKGLTMIMVTHQIDMVMNFATRVIFLDKGKIEIDCSPETLKVSNNDRLKSFLSKITSV, encoded by the coding sequence ATGGCAGATGTAATAAAAGTCGAGGGAGTTTATAAAACATATGGTGAGACCGAAATTCTAAAAGGGATTAACTTATCTGTAAAAAAGGGAGAGAGAGTGGCTGTAATAGGATCAAGTGGATCAGGGAAAAGTACATTGATAAGGTGTTTAAATGGATTAGAGACTATAGACAGCGGGAAGGTTATAATAGATGGAGAATTAGTAAAGAACACGAGTTCGGTTGCTGGGAAAGTCGGAATGGTGTTTCAAGAGTTCAATCTATTTCCGCACTATAGTGTTTTAGACAATGTGATGAAGCCGTGTATAGCCATAAAAAAGCTAAACAAGAAAAAAGCTAAAGATATTGCTTTTTCAATGTTAAAGCTTGTAAAGCTCGAAGAAAAAGCTGAAGAATATCCTATGAATCTATCCGGAGGACAAAAGCAGAGGTTAGCCATAGCCAGGACGCTGGCTATGGATCCTGAAATTATACTTTTTGATGAGCCAACATCAGCGTTAGATCCTGAACTTGCATATGAGGTTTTTGAAACAATAAAATCTCTTGAAACAAAAGGCCTTACTATGATAATGGTGACTCATCAGATTGATATGGTGATGAATTTTGCTACTAGAGTAATATTCTTAGATAAAGGAAAGATAGAAATAGATTGTTCACCTGAGACGCTTAAGGTTAGTAATAACGACAGGTTGAAAAGTTTTTTGAGCAAAATAACAAGTGTTTAG
- a CDS encoding DUF4153 domain-containing protein translates to MGVFTESVKKVSRGAIDSFKTFPAAMGSALAFALLTAFRINLDWPEQEAYNFLLNSLGWSFVLGAVFGLAAVTFVKSRKKEKSKFAVANIATAFVVAVSFVLLYFFGGYKYFPEDKYMVISGIAMSRVGVAIFVSVIAFVVFGALRKESTGLSRSLFMAQKSFFIAAIYGGVMMGGLSSVAGAFEALLYSAMSYKVYQYIGAAVGFIAFAIFAGNFPDFSKDEVDEKRIAAEKQPKFVETLFSYIMVPIVLALTLVFLIWTIKTVATGSGQSFIMLSGIATGYAVAGIWLHIMVTEHESGMAKFYRKVYPFTALVILAFELWALVEQLNKSGMKSEEYMFMLIWIVAVISILLLMFKKSRAHSKIALIVAIAAVVTVMPIIGYHQLPASMQSSRLESLLESQGMLEGGAIVPADSEPDREVKEGITDAVVYLAYQRDAKLPDWFDRELESDVEFKKAFGFEKTWPEYEGENPEYMGVNLSLKPSSLDVSGYDWVLTMQDTKGRGEAMVDISGERGKYEIVWDMGYRGDGIPEISVYLDENLILKENMTGYVEGIKEKYLPEKGGFTEAGLEDMSLKLSTDELDIMLVFSNIDIYIDESNSTPGYNLNLQAVYVDEK, encoded by the coding sequence ATGGGGGTTTTTACAGAATCAGTTAAAAAAGTGTCGCGTGGGGCTATAGATTCATTCAAGACTTTTCCAGCGGCCATGGGTTCAGCGCTTGCATTTGCACTGCTGACTGCATTCCGGATCAACTTAGACTGGCCAGAGCAGGAAGCGTATAATTTTCTCTTGAATTCGCTTGGATGGTCGTTTGTGCTTGGAGCTGTATTTGGACTTGCTGCAGTGACTTTCGTAAAAAGCAGAAAAAAGGAAAAGTCCAAGTTTGCAGTAGCCAACATAGCCACAGCTTTTGTGGTGGCGGTGTCGTTTGTTCTGCTTTACTTCTTCGGAGGATACAAGTATTTCCCTGAAGACAAGTACATGGTTATCAGCGGAATAGCTATGTCGAGGGTAGGCGTTGCAATATTTGTAAGTGTCATAGCTTTCGTAGTGTTTGGAGCTTTGCGAAAAGAGAGTACAGGGCTCTCAAGGTCACTCTTTATGGCACAGAAGTCGTTCTTCATAGCGGCCATATACGGTGGAGTCATGATGGGTGGGCTTTCAAGCGTAGCCGGGGCTTTTGAGGCTCTGCTCTACAGTGCCATGAGCTACAAGGTATATCAGTATATAGGGGCGGCTGTAGGCTTTATAGCCTTTGCGATATTCGCTGGGAACTTTCCTGACTTCAGCAAAGACGAAGTTGATGAGAAGAGAATCGCAGCTGAAAAGCAGCCTAAGTTTGTAGAGACGCTTTTCTCGTATATAATGGTTCCTATAGTGCTGGCTCTCACTCTTGTGTTCTTGATATGGACCATAAAGACAGTAGCCACTGGATCAGGGCAGAGCTTCATCATGCTTTCAGGAATAGCTACAGGATATGCTGTGGCCGGGATATGGCTTCACATAATGGTGACAGAGCATGAGTCTGGAATGGCCAAGTTCTACAGGAAGGTATATCCATTTACTGCGCTTGTGATCTTGGCTTTTGAGCTATGGGCTCTTGTGGAACAGCTCAATAAGTCTGGAATGAAATCTGAAGAGTATATGTTTATGCTTATTTGGATAGTTGCGGTGATTTCAATTTTGCTTCTTATGTTCAAGAAGTCACGGGCACACTCTAAAATAGCCTTAATAGTAGCGATAGCGGCTGTAGTTACAGTTATGCCTATAATAGGATACCACCAGCTTCCGGCTTCCATGCAGTCAAGCAGGCTGGAGTCTCTTCTTGAAAGCCAGGGAATGCTTGAAGGGGGAGCTATCGTTCCAGCGGATTCAGAGCCTGACCGTGAGGTGAAAGAGGGCATAACAGATGCAGTCGTATACCTTGCGTACCAGAGGGACGCCAAGCTTCCGGACTGGTTCGACAGGGAACTTGAAAGCGATGTGGAGTTCAAGAAGGCTTTCGGATTCGAGAAGACATGGCCTGAATATGAAGGCGAAAACCCTGAGTATATGGGCGTAAATTTGAGCTTAAAGCCATCGTCTCTAGATGTAAGCGGATATGACTGGGTTCTTACAATGCAGGACACCAAGGGCAGGGGAGAGGCCATGGTAGACATATCTGGAGAAAGAGGAAAGTACGAGATAGTTTGGGATATGGGCTATAGAGGAGACGGAATACCTGAGATAAGCGTCTACCTAGATGAGAACCTTATCTTGAAAGAAAATATGACAGGATATGTAGAGGGTATAAAGGAGAAGTACCTCCCGGAAAAAGGCGGCTTTACTGAGGCTGGGCTAGAGGATATGAGCCTTAAGCTCAGCACTGACGAGCTAGATATAATGCTTGTATTCAGCAATATAGACATATATATCGATGAGAGCAACAGCACTCCTGGATACAACTTAAACCTTCAGGCTGTATATGTAGACGAAAAATAG
- a CDS encoding DUF2207 family protein: MLKKSIKYLAAFLIAMFFGLGIQSDSLANSMESLDFKVELQPDGSGVVTEFRKMNMTEDTEIYIVMDNLGGSEISNFSVSDFGTPLAYEPNWNIEASREEKAGKYGIVETSSGYELCWGIGEYGYHEYTVTYTISGMVRQLEDGQGMNWKLFDGDGNINPENMTITIGGPKEFTLDDTRIWGFGFEGEVFLESGKLVGKSNAPLSDSNYVTILMQFLDSPFQPTLSLDKTLAEQESLAKEGSSYNDEEGDGSTLDKVIAFLAGIIPALIAIFIAVGFALRSRAVNNANPLIGGRQRKNMNKDKYYRDVPYQEGPISDVAFLLNQLGNGQIEDYFGAYMLKWLREGKISHVTEEKGLIFKKDASVIQLNAFQMEAYDIESRLWNMMQSAAGDDNKLEEKEFTKWAKKNYSQISSLKSELYTDSEYLLLEKGYLEQKTVKVLKVFSKTFSSATPVGDELMDKIVQYENYLRDFSLLSERQVSEVSLWENMLIWASLYGIAEEVSKQLEKLYPQFAVENHLTYTDVYVMHHFATSFNRGYESGLSASSGGGGSTSLGGGGGSFGGGGGGSR; the protein is encoded by the coding sequence ATGCTTAAGAAGAGTATAAAGTACCTAGCAGCATTTCTGATCGCCATGTTTTTCGGGCTTGGAATCCAGTCGGACTCACTGGCAAACTCCATGGAGTCGCTTGACTTTAAAGTCGAGCTTCAGCCTGACGGGTCCGGTGTAGTCACAGAGTTCAGAAAGATGAATATGACTGAAGACACCGAGATATACATTGTGATGGACAACTTGGGAGGTTCTGAAATCTCCAACTTCAGCGTAAGCGACTTTGGAACTCCGCTCGCCTACGAGCCCAACTGGAACATAGAGGCTAGCCGTGAGGAAAAAGCTGGCAAATATGGAATAGTCGAGACATCGTCCGGATACGAGCTCTGCTGGGGAATCGGCGAATACGGCTACCACGAGTACACCGTAACCTACACCATAAGCGGCATGGTCAGACAGCTTGAAGACGGCCAGGGCATGAACTGGAAGCTGTTTGATGGAGACGGAAATATAAATCCGGAGAATATGACTATAACTATAGGCGGCCCTAAGGAGTTCACTCTAGACGACACAAGGATATGGGGATTCGGATTTGAAGGAGAAGTCTTCCTAGAAAGCGGAAAGCTTGTAGGTAAGTCAAACGCTCCGCTTTCAGATAGCAACTACGTCACAATACTTATGCAGTTTCTAGACTCTCCGTTTCAGCCCACTCTAAGCCTCGACAAGACGCTCGCAGAGCAGGAGTCGCTTGCCAAAGAGGGCAGCTCCTACAACGATGAGGAAGGCGACGGCAGCACTTTAGACAAAGTCATAGCTTTCTTAGCTGGAATCATTCCGGCTTTAATCGCTATATTCATAGCCGTAGGATTTGCGCTTAGAAGCAGAGCTGTAAATAACGCAAACCCTCTTATCGGAGGTAGGCAGCGAAAGAACATGAACAAAGACAAGTACTACAGGGATGTCCCATACCAGGAAGGGCCTATCTCGGATGTGGCTTTCTTGCTAAACCAGCTTGGAAACGGTCAGATAGAAGACTACTTCGGAGCATATATGCTGAAATGGCTGCGCGAAGGAAAGATAAGCCATGTAACTGAAGAGAAGGGACTTATATTCAAAAAAGACGCCTCTGTTATACAGTTAAATGCCTTCCAGATGGAAGCCTATGATATAGAGAGCAGGCTTTGGAACATGATGCAGTCTGCTGCTGGAGACGACAACAAGCTAGAGGAAAAAGAGTTCACAAAGTGGGCCAAGAAAAACTACTCTCAGATATCCTCTCTGAAGTCGGAGCTGTACACAGACTCGGAGTATCTGCTGCTGGAGAAAGGCTATCTTGAGCAGAAGACTGTGAAGGTGCTTAAAGTCTTCTCCAAGACCTTTTCAAGTGCAACTCCTGTCGGAGACGAGCTCATGGACAAAATAGTTCAGTATGAAAACTACTTGAGAGATTTCTCTCTTCTATCAGAGCGACAGGTAAGCGAAGTATCTCTTTGGGAGAATATGCTCATATGGGCAAGCCTCTACGGCATAGCCGAGGAAGTTTCAAAACAGCTTGAAAAGCTCTACCCTCAGTTTGCGGTGGAAAACCATCTGACTTACACAGATGTCTATGTGATGCACCACTTTGCAACCAGCTTCAACAGAGGCTACGAAAGCGGACTAAGCGCCTCAAGTGGTGGCGGTGGTTCTACAAGCCTTGGCGGAGGTGGCGGCTCCTTCGGTGGCGGAGGTGGCGGCTCACGCTAA
- a CDS encoding LemA family protein, with the protein MIVLIVIGVILAVVAVWVISTYNSLIKSREFVRNSMGQISAQIESRWDALKNMIEGTKQYAEYEGKTLEEITAKRSSLGRDASVADVENDNSLFGQAMGKLFAVAENYPDLKASQLYQETMKNVDKYEQQVRQSRMIYNDTVTKYNRIIQSVPSNIVAGMFNFNVEKYFESSQEKSEMPSWS; encoded by the coding sequence ATGATAGTTCTTATAGTGATAGGAGTAATTCTGGCAGTTGTGGCAGTCTGGGTCATATCCACCTACAACAGCCTTATAAAGTCGAGGGAGTTTGTCAGAAATTCCATGGGGCAGATCTCCGCCCAGATAGAGTCTAGATGGGACGCCCTGAAGAACATGATAGAGGGTACGAAGCAGTACGCCGAGTACGAAGGGAAAACGCTAGAGGAGATAACAGCGAAGAGGTCTTCTCTTGGAAGGGATGCAAGCGTGGCGGACGTTGAGAACGACAACAGCCTTTTTGGGCAAGCCATGGGCAAGCTGTTCGCAGTCGCTGAAAACTACCCTGACCTAAAGGCTAGCCAGCTTTACCAGGAGACTATGAAAAACGTAGACAAGTACGAGCAGCAAGTTCGTCAGTCTAGAATGATCTACAACGACACTGTTACAAAGTACAACAGGATAATCCAGTCTGTGCCTAGCAATATAGTAGCCGGGATGTTCAACTTTAACGTCGAAAAATACTTTGAAAGCTCTCAGGAAAAATCTGAGATGCCTAGCTGGAGCTGA
- the guaB gene encoding IMP dehydrogenase, with protein MENKLIREGITFDDVLLIPQRSTVLPSEVSVNTRLTRGIRLNIPLMSASMDTVTEAKLAIAMAREGGIGIIHKNMSIEAQAAEVEKVKRSENGMIVDPYCLSKDHRVSDAVELMDSHGISGLPIIDEGRKLIGIVTNRDLRFEDDTEKKLESVMTREGLISAKVGISMAEAEQTFKKYKIERLPIVDESGVLKGLISLKDIEKSVTFPHRAVDSGNRLLAGAAVGITVDMIDRVDALVGAKVDVVVIDTAHGHSMGVMTAVRKVKSKYPELQVIAGNVATAEATRELIESGADAVKVGIGPGSICTTRVVAGIGVPQMTAVYDCAREADKYNVPVIADGGIKYSGDIPKAIAAGASMVMIGSLLAGTEESPGETIIYGGRSFKVYRGMGSIGAMAEGSKDRYFQEDAKKLVPEGIEGRVPYRGKVSETIYQMIGGLKAGMGYCGTPSIESLRRDGKFIKITGAGLRESHPHDVQITKEAPNYSSSND; from the coding sequence ATGGAAAACAAGTTGATCAGGGAAGGTATAACTTTTGACGATGTGCTTTTAATACCGCAGAGGTCTACAGTGCTTCCATCGGAAGTAAGCGTAAATACAAGGCTGACTAGGGGCATAAGGCTCAACATACCGCTTATGAGCGCCAGCATGGACACCGTTACAGAGGCCAAGCTAGCTATAGCTATGGCTAGGGAAGGCGGAATAGGCATAATACACAAGAACATGTCTATAGAAGCTCAGGCTGCCGAAGTCGAAAAGGTCAAGAGAAGCGAAAACGGCATGATAGTGGATCCGTACTGCCTCTCGAAAGACCACAGGGTTTCAGACGCTGTAGAGCTTATGGACAGCCACGGTATATCAGGACTTCCTATAATCGACGAAGGGCGAAAGCTGATAGGAATAGTTACAAACAGGGACTTGAGGTTTGAAGACGACACAGAGAAGAAGCTAGAGAGCGTTATGACAAGAGAAGGGCTTATATCCGCCAAGGTGGGGATTTCAATGGCAGAGGCCGAGCAGACTTTCAAGAAGTACAAGATAGAGAGATTGCCGATAGTGGACGAAAGTGGAGTGCTTAAAGGGCTTATATCTCTAAAGGACATAGAGAAGTCGGTGACTTTTCCGCACAGAGCTGTGGACTCCGGGAACAGGCTTCTGGCGGGCGCAGCAGTTGGGATAACGGTAGATATGATAGATAGGGTGGATGCCCTTGTCGGAGCGAAAGTGGATGTAGTAGTGATAGACACGGCCCACGGTCATTCGATGGGAGTTATGACTGCTGTCAGAAAGGTTAAGTCAAAGTACCCTGAATTACAGGTAATAGCTGGGAATGTGGCCACAGCCGAGGCTACTAGAGAGCTTATAGAGTCGGGGGCAGATGCAGTGAAAGTGGGGATAGGTCCGGGGTCGATCTGTACAACCCGTGTAGTTGCAGGAATAGGGGTTCCACAGATGACAGCTGTATACGACTGCGCAAGAGAGGCAGACAAGTACAATGTGCCTGTAATAGCGGACGGCGGCATAAAGTACTCTGGAGACATACCTAAGGCTATAGCGGCTGGGGCGAGCATGGTTATGATAGGGTCGCTGCTTGCAGGAACGGAGGAGAGCCCTGGAGAGACTATAATATACGGTGGAAGAAGTTTCAAGGTCTACAGGGGCATGGGATCTATAGGGGCCATGGCAGAGGGAAGCAAAGACAGGTACTTCCAGGAAGACGCAAAGAAACTGGTGCCAGAGGGAATAGAGGGAAGAGTCCCATACAGAGGAAAAGTCAGCGAGACAATATATCAGATGATAGGAGGGCTCAAAGCGGGAATGGGCTACTGCGGGACTCCGAGCATAGAGAGCCTTAGAAGGGACGGAAAGTTCATAAAGATAACAGGCGCAGGGCTGAGAGAGAGCCATCCACACGATGTGCAGATAACGAAAGAAGCGCCAAACTACAGTAGTAGCAACGATTAA
- a CDS encoding phosphoribosylformylglycinamidine synthase, which yields MESVKRIFVEKRENFDIEAQKMLKDIKEELDIKGIKGLRLLNRYDMEGLDEELFEKVRTLILSEMTVDRVYCEEFDKSGSDIVFAVEYLPGQYDQRADSASQCIQILSGGERIKVKSAKVIALSGKISEEELQEIKDYIINPVDSREAGTEKPQSLWERCEIPKSVDKIEGFSKMGSEELDSLRLEMGLSMDLDDLDHCATYFGSVEQRDPTVTEIRVLDTYWSDHCRHTTFNTEIKDIEIAEGPYREAIEKAYSDYLDSRKAVYGEDESSRPICLMDMAVIAMKEMRASGELEDLEVSDEINACSMEVDADLDGKLEKWLVMFKNETHNHPTEIEPFGGAATCLGGAIRDLLSGRSYVYQAMRVTGSGDPRTPVKDTIPGKLPQRKITTEAAHGFSSYGNQIGLATGKVSEVYDSGFVAKRMEIGAVIAAAPRENVLRLDPKAGDVVLLVGGATGRDGCGGATGSSKQHTEESISSSGAEVQKGNAPEERKIQRLFRMPEAAKMIKKCNDFGAGGVSVAIGELAPSIDIYLNKVPKKYDGLDGTEIAISESQERMAVVVESEDVEEFRRLARLENLEAVHVADITDTGRLRMDWNGEWILDIERGFLDSNGAKKESRARIESPEESGYFKLNMDSTKSLKELWLENLSDLNVADQKGLTEMFDSSVGASSVLMPYGGLYEDTPTEGMAAKLPVLYGDTSTATIMAHGYNPNIGRWSPFHGGLYSVLESLAKIVSMGGSHKKARLTLQEYFEKLGDDPERWGKPVASLLGALQAQKMLRIPAIGGKDSMSGTFENLSVPPTLVSFAVAVADVKDIISPELKRIDSKLVFLKVDVDGSHIPDLSSVDRTYTKVTELIRGGKIISAHTVGHGGIAAAVSKMAFGNRVGVRIEDENSVEELFYPYYGGIVAEVARDFDIDSELQGLNFKKIGDTCGEREISFKGESISLSEALESWREPLKQVFPYESGEREKATEVCYDRGPSRFSATIKTAKPKVLVPCFPGTNSEYDTARAFMEAGGDAEIFVFRNLSPRDIEQSVEQLAKKISESQIIAIPGGFSAGDEPDGSGKFIATVFRNEIIAESVMELLNRRDGLMLGICNGFQALVKLGLLPYGEIRELEQNSPTLTFNGIGKHVAKMARTKVVSNLSTWMALEEVGRAHSIAISHGEGRFVADGDVLETLVSNGQIATQYVDEEGNVCSGNCNPNGSKMAIEGITSPDGRVFGKMGHSERYSRNAFKNIIGNKEQRIFEAGIKYFK from the coding sequence ATGGAAAGCGTGAAAAGAATTTTCGTGGAGAAGAGAGAAAACTTCGATATAGAGGCGCAGAAGATGCTTAAGGACATAAAAGAGGAACTAGATATAAAAGGGATTAAGGGATTGAGGCTTCTCAACCGCTACGACATGGAGGGCTTGGACGAGGAACTGTTTGAGAAAGTCAGGACTCTTATACTGTCGGAGATGACTGTTGACAGAGTGTACTGTGAAGAATTCGATAAATCTGGCTCGGATATTGTATTTGCCGTAGAGTACCTTCCGGGGCAGTACGACCAAAGGGCTGACTCGGCATCGCAGTGTATACAGATACTCTCGGGAGGCGAGAGGATTAAAGTAAAGTCTGCGAAAGTAATAGCGCTTTCAGGGAAGATATCGGAAGAGGAACTCCAGGAGATAAAAGACTATATTATAAACCCTGTGGACTCCAGAGAGGCTGGGACCGAGAAGCCCCAGAGCCTTTGGGAGAGATGCGAGATACCTAAGTCGGTAGATAAAATCGAAGGGTTCTCCAAGATGGGAAGTGAAGAGCTGGACAGTCTTAGGCTGGAGATGGGGCTCTCCATGGACCTAGACGATTTAGACCACTGTGCAACCTACTTTGGCAGCGTGGAGCAGAGAGACCCTACGGTTACAGAGATAAGAGTGCTAGACACCTACTGGTCTGACCACTGCAGGCATACTACTTTCAACACCGAAATAAAAGATATTGAGATAGCGGAAGGGCCATATAGAGAGGCCATAGAGAAAGCCTATAGCGACTACCTTGACTCTAGAAAAGCTGTCTACGGAGAAGACGAATCATCCAGGCCTATCTGCCTTATGGACATGGCAGTGATTGCAATGAAAGAGATGAGGGCGAGCGGAGAGCTTGAGGACTTGGAAGTCTCGGACGAGATAAACGCATGCAGCATGGAGGTGGACGCGGATTTAGACGGAAAGCTCGAGAAATGGCTAGTGATGTTCAAGAACGAGACCCACAACCACCCCACAGAGATAGAGCCTTTCGGAGGGGCAGCGACATGCCTCGGCGGAGCTATAAGAGACCTGCTTTCGGGAAGGTCGTATGTATACCAGGCTATGAGGGTGACGGGAAGCGGAGACCCTAGGACTCCTGTAAAAGACACTATTCCAGGAAAGCTTCCCCAGAGAAAGATAACTACAGAGGCGGCCCATGGCTTTAGCTCCTATGGAAACCAGATAGGACTTGCCACAGGAAAGGTTTCGGAGGTGTACGACTCCGGATTTGTAGCCAAGAGGATGGAGATAGGAGCCGTTATAGCGGCAGCTCCAAGAGAGAATGTCCTGAGGCTAGATCCAAAAGCGGGAGACGTGGTGCTTCTAGTCGGAGGGGCGACAGGAAGAGATGGATGTGGAGGCGCGACAGGCTCGTCCAAGCAGCATACTGAGGAGTCCATTTCATCCTCCGGAGCAGAGGTTCAAAAGGGGAACGCCCCAGAGGAGAGAAAGATACAGAGGCTTTTCAGGATGCCTGAGGCGGCCAAGATGATAAAGAAGTGCAACGACTTTGGAGCCGGAGGGGTTTCTGTGGCAATAGGGGAGCTTGCACCTAGCATAGATATATATTTAAACAAGGTTCCAAAAAAGTACGACGGACTAGACGGCACCGAGATAGCCATAAGCGAGTCGCAAGAGCGTATGGCCGTAGTTGTGGAGTCTGAAGATGTGGAAGAGTTTAGGAGGCTTGCACGTCTTGAGAATCTAGAGGCGGTGCATGTGGCGGATATAACAGACACGGGAAGGCTCAGGATGGACTGGAACGGAGAGTGGATACTCGACATAGAGAGGGGTTTTCTAGACAGCAACGGAGCTAAAAAGGAGTCAAGAGCGAGAATAGAGTCGCCAGAAGAAAGTGGGTACTTTAAGCTGAATATGGACAGCACCAAGAGTTTAAAAGAACTTTGGCTTGAAAATTTAAGTGATCTAAACGTGGCCGACCAAAAGGGTCTTACGGAGATGTTCGACAGCAGCGTTGGAGCTTCGAGCGTGCTGATGCCGTACGGCGGTCTCTACGAGGACACTCCCACGGAGGGGATGGCGGCAAAGCTTCCCGTACTATACGGGGACACCAGCACGGCGACAATTATGGCCCACGGATACAATCCGAATATAGGGAGGTGGAGCCCTTTCCATGGAGGACTGTACTCAGTGCTGGAGTCGTTGGCCAAAATTGTCTCTATGGGCGGAAGCCACAAGAAGGCCAGGCTGACGCTTCAGGAGTACTTTGAGAAGCTAGGTGACGACCCTGAAAGATGGGGCAAGCCAGTGGCAAGCCTTCTGGGAGCGCTTCAGGCGCAGAAGATGCTGAGAATTCCTGCGATAGGCGGAAAAGACAGCATGTCGGGGACATTCGAGAATTTGAGCGTTCCTCCTACTCTTGTGTCTTTTGCGGTGGCAGTCGCAGATGTGAAAGATATAATCTCGCCAGAGCTCAAGCGAATAGACAGCAAGCTGGTGTTTCTGAAAGTGGATGTAGACGGAAGTCACATTCCGGACTTAAGTTCGGTAGACAGGACATACACTAAAGTGACAGAGCTAATAAGAGGCGGAAAGATAATCTCGGCCCATACAGTTGGGCACGGAGGAATAGCTGCCGCAGTCTCCAAGATGGCCTTTGGAAACAGAGTGGGAGTCAGAATAGAGGATGAAAACAGTGTTGAAGAGCTTTTCTATCCGTACTACGGAGGGATAGTGGCAGAGGTCGCAAGAGACTTTGACATAGATAGCGAGCTTCAAGGCTTGAATTTCAAAAAGATAGGAGATACATGTGGTGAGAGGGAGATATCCTTTAAGGGAGAGAGCATTTCACTCTCTGAAGCACTGGAGTCTTGGAGAGAGCCACTAAAGCAGGTTTTCCCCTACGAAAGCGGTGAAAGAGAGAAGGCCACGGAGGTCTGCTACGACAGAGGACCTTCCAGATTCTCCGCCACCATAAAGACTGCAAAGCCCAAAGTGCTGGTGCCATGCTTTCCGGGTACAAACTCGGAATACGACACCGCCAGGGCCTTTATGGAAGCGGGTGGAGATGCGGAGATATTCGTATTCAGGAACCTAAGCCCAAGAGACATAGAACAGTCTGTAGAGCAGTTGGCCAAGAAGATAAGCGAGTCCCAGATAATTGCAATCCCTGGGGGATTTAGCGCAGGGGACGAGCCGGACGGCTCCGGGAAGTTTATAGCCACTGTCTTCAGAAACGAAATTATAGCGGAGAGCGTCATGGAGCTTTTAAACCGCAGGGACGGGCTTATGCTGGGAATCTGCAATGGGTTCCAGGCGCTTGTGAAGCTTGGGCTTTTGCCTTACGGCGAGATAAGAGAGCTGGAGCAGAACAGCCCTACGCTTACCTTTAACGGGATAGGAAAGCATGTGGCCAAGATGGCCAGGACAAAAGTCGTCTCTAATCTGTCGACTTGGATGGCGCTAGAGGAAGTCGGAAGGGCCCATAGCATAGCCATATCGCATGGCGAAGGCAGGTTTGTGGCCGACGGCGACGTGCTTGAAACTCTGGTGTCAAACGGGCAGATAGCCACCCAGTATGTAGACGAAGAGGGGAATGTATGTAGCGGGAATTGCAACCCGAACGGCTCTAAGATGGCTATAGAGGGAATCACAAGCCCAGACGGAAGGGTGTTTGGAAAGATGGGGCATAGCGAAAGGTACAGCAGGAATGCTTTCAAGAATATAATCGGCAACAAGGAGCAGAGGATATTTGAAGCTGGAATAAAATACTTTAAATAG
- the purE gene encoding 5-(carboxyamino)imidazole ribonucleotide mutase, with product MKIAIVMGSDSDFGIVKKGSEILKRFGVDVHLRVISAHRTPHKAIEFAENAEKEGYEIIIGAAGKAAHLPGVLAGVTLLPVIGLPIKSSTMDGLDSLLSIVQMPKGVPVATVAIDGAENAALLAVEMLSIKYCELRAKLKEYRAEMALEVEKKDKAIQDINR from the coding sequence ATGAAGATAGCTATTGTAATGGGAAGCGACTCGGATTTCGGGATAGTTAAAAAAGGGAGCGAGATACTCAAGCGTTTCGGGGTGGATGTGCATTTAAGGGTAATTTCGGCACATAGAACTCCTCACAAGGCGATTGAGTTTGCAGAGAATGCAGAAAAAGAGGGCTACGAGATAATAATAGGGGCTGCTGGAAAGGCTGCGCATCTTCCAGGTGTGCTGGCGGGGGTGACGTTGCTGCCTGTGATAGGGCTTCCTATAAAGTCTTCCACCATGGACGGGCTGGATTCGCTTCTGTCCATAGTGCAGATGCCAAAGGGAGTGCCTGTCGCCACTGTTGCAATAGACGGCGCTGAAAATGCGGCGCTGCTTGCAGTGGAGATGCTCTCGATAAAGTACTGTGAATTGAGAGCCAAGCTAAAGGAGTACAGGGCCGAGATGGCGTTAGAGGTGGAGAAGAAGGACAAGGCTATTCAAGATATAAATAGATAA